In Fervidobacterium nodosum Rt17-B1, one genomic interval encodes:
- a CDS encoding (2Fe-2S) ferredoxin domain-containing protein, translating to MSKVKSLEELMKIKEEALQNIKMRESGKRGKIIVAMGTCGIAAGAKDTLKAIVEYMNEMKIDDIAVVQSGCMGLCEVEPTIEVSLEGQEPVIYGHVTPENAKRIVQSHILEGKVVSDLVVKRGEVG from the coding sequence ATGAGTAAAGTAAAGAGTTTAGAAGAATTAATGAAGATTAAAGAAGAGGCACTTCAAAATATAAAGATGAGAGAAAGTGGAAAAAGAGGAAAAATTATTGTTGCAATGGGTACATGTGGAATAGCCGCAGGTGCGAAAGATACGCTAAAAGCCATAGTTGAATACATGAACGAAATGAAAATTGATGATATCGCAGTTGTTCAATCTGGTTGTATGGGACTTTGTGAAGTTGAACCGACGATAGAAGTTTCTCTTGAAGGGCAAGAGCCTGTAATATACGGACACGTTACTCCTGAAAATGCAAAGCGAATCGTTCAGTCACATATACTAGAAGGGAAAGTTGTTTCCGACCTTGTTGTCAAAAGAGGCGAGGTTGGATAA